The Dioscorea cayenensis subsp. rotundata cultivar TDr96_F1 chromosome 19, TDr96_F1_v2_PseudoChromosome.rev07_lg8_w22 25.fasta, whole genome shotgun sequence genome includes a window with the following:
- the LOC120283755 gene encoding adenylate isopentenyltransferase 5, chloroplastic-like, with translation MMTLWPNPQRCLPERQLQTTPLGCRQGLQPPFQLSPITPFHLNPTTFPKNNKVIFVMGASGTGKSKLAIDLAMHFSGEVVNSDKMQVYEGLDILTNKVTDEERATVPHHLIGGVDPDTDFTATDFRCAAIKSIDEILSRDHVPIVAGGSNSFIEELVDGENKEFRAKYECYFLWVDVDSDMLHEFVRKRVDKMVDMGMVDEVRAVFDPESDCTRGIRRSIGVPEMQDYFCAEASGADSDTLALLLGKAIDDMKAHTCRLTCGQLLKINRLRLECGWDLNRVDASKVFDGSSSWEEIVLKPSFALVQRFMDDELPEKSRAGADVDGVVDFAAMGASA, from the coding sequence atgatgactcTGTGGCCAAACCCGCAGAGATGCCTGCCGGAAAGACAACTGCAAACAACACCCTTAGGATGCCGGCAAGGCCTCCAACCTCCTTTCCAACTCTCACCGATCACCCCTTTCCACTTGAATCCCACCACCTTCCCCAAGAACAACAAGGTTATCTTCGTCATGGGCGCTTCCGGCACCGGAAAATCAAAACTCGCCATCGACTTAGCCATGCACTTCTCCGGCGAGGTCGTCAACTCCGACAAAATGCAAGTCTATGAAGGCCTTGACATCCTCACCAACAAAGTTACCGATGAGGAACGCGCAACTGTTCCTCACCATCTCATCGGCGGCGTTGACCCAGACACTGACTTCACCGCCACTGACTTCCGCTGTGCCGCCATTAAATCCATAGACGAGATTCTCTCTCGTGACCATGTCCCCATCGTCGCCGGTGGTTCCAACTCCTTCATTGAAGAACTCGTCGACGGTGAAAACAAGGAGTTTAGAGCCAAGTATGAATGTTACTTCCTTTGGGTCGACGTCGACAGTGACATGCTGCACGAGTTCGTGAGAAAACGCGTGGATAAGATGGTGGACATGGGCATGGTTGATGAGGTGCGCGCGGTGTTCGACCCGGAATCTGATTGCACGCGTGGGATACGTAGGTCCATCGGTGTGCCTGAGATGCAAGACTACTTCTGCGCCGAAGCGTCCGGCGCCGACTCGGACACTCTGGCTTTGCTTCTCGGTAAGGCTATCGATGACATGAAGGCTCATACGTGCAGGCTAACGTGCGGACAGCTCTTGAAAATCAATAGGTTGAGGTTGGAGTGTGGTTGGGACCTTAACAGGGTGGATGCAAGCAAGGTGTTCGACGGAAGTTCTAGCTGGGAGGAGATAGTCTTGAAGCCTAGTTTTGCGCTCGTGCAGCGCTTCATGGACGATGAACTGCCGGAAAAAAGCCGTGCCGGAGCTGATGTCGATGGGGTCGTGGACTTCGCGGCGATGGGGGCTTCAGCGTAG